A single genomic interval of Bacillus smithii harbors:
- a CDS encoding chemotaxis protein CheW has translation MSKISAPSVLKVIAFQLGDNEYALPIHQVQSIERLMPITRVPKTVPFIKGVINLRGVVTPIIDLRTRFGLPEKEFDDGTRIIVATLNEMEVGFIVDGANDVLDISEEFIEPQPEMVGEIEAEYITGVVKWEKRLLILLSLEKILEK, from the coding sequence ATGAGCAAAATATCAGCACCTTCTGTTCTGAAGGTTATTGCCTTTCAATTAGGCGACAACGAATATGCGCTGCCAATCCATCAAGTCCAATCCATCGAAAGATTGATGCCTATTACTCGAGTACCTAAGACGGTCCCGTTTATCAAAGGTGTGATCAATTTAAGGGGAGTGGTCACCCCGATCATTGATTTAAGAACACGATTTGGGCTTCCCGAAAAAGAGTTTGATGATGGTACAAGAATTATTGTTGCGACGCTTAATGAAATGGAAGTAGGGTTCATTGTGGACGGAGCGAATGATGTGTTAGATATTTCCGAAGAGTTCATCGAACCCCAGCCTGAAATGGTAGGGGAAATTGAAGCAGAATATATCACGGGTGTTGTCAAATGGGAAAAAAGGCTTCTTATTTTATTAAGTCTTGAAAAAATTCTAGAAAAATAA
- a CDS encoding chemotaxis protein CheD, translating into MNETVKVIKVGIADLNVVRPPDRIRTAGLGSCVGIVIFDEKTKIGGLAHIMLPDSSLAKTETFNKAKFADTAIPQLTDMLINEGALRKRLKAKIAGGAQMFQFSSKNEIMRIGPRNVEAVKKQLNREHIPIVAEDVGGNSGRTIEFDPSTGLLEIRTVNKGVSII; encoded by the coding sequence ATGAATGAGACGGTAAAAGTCATTAAAGTAGGTATCGCTGATTTAAATGTGGTGCGCCCACCCGATCGAATTCGAACGGCTGGTTTAGGTTCTTGCGTTGGAATTGTCATATTTGATGAAAAAACAAAAATTGGCGGGTTGGCTCATATTATGCTGCCGGATTCTTCGCTAGCCAAGACGGAAACATTTAATAAAGCCAAATTTGCTGATACAGCTATTCCCCAATTAACGGATATGTTAATCAACGAAGGTGCGCTGCGTAAACGATTAAAAGCAAAAATTGCCGGAGGAGCACAAATGTTCCAATTCTCGTCCAAAAATGAAATAATGAGAATCGGACCGAGAAATGTCGAGGCAGTGAAAAAACAATTGAACAGAGAACATATTCCCATCGTAGCCGAGGACGTTGGCGGTAACAGTGGAAGAACCATTGAGTTTGATCCTTCCACTGGCCTTTTGGAAATCAGAACCGTGAATAAAGGCGTGTCCATCATTTAA
- a CDS encoding chemotaxis protein CheA: METTQYLEIFIEESKEHLQAINENLLELEKNPEDMEIVNEVFRSAHTLKGMSATMGFEDLANLTHKMENVLDAIRNHKIKVTTDVLDVVFASVDDLEAMIQDIASGGDGKRNVEEIVARLKAIESGSNVEKKEKSEVREPSHSSEGNSVQYDEFETTVIQQSKEQGFSCYEVIVTLKEDCLLKAARVYMIFEVLEKCGEIIKSVPAVEELEEEHFDHRFTVTIVTKDEASEIEKKVMKVSEVEKVVVQPFADSPKQASDHSKETDHSDKEEKKKASAEKNAKDHQADGGKQRKSKNVSNKTIRVNIERLDSLMNLFEELVIDRGRLEQISRELNHPELTETVERMSRISGDLQNIILNMRMIPVETVFNRFPRMVRKLARELDKQINLEIIGAETELDRTVIDEIGDPLVHLLRNAVDHGIETKEERKAKGKPIEGTVKLKAYTSGNHVFIEVEDDGAGINREKVLKKAIDKGIVSQEEAEKLTDSEVFGLIMESGFSTADRITDISGRGVGLDVVKTTIESIGGSININSVEGKGSVFSIQLPLTLSIISVMLIEVGNEKYAIPLSSIIETAIIKKEDILSAHSKKVIDFRGKVVPLLFLEKLFEVPKEEAEDDYLSVVIVRKGDKMAALVVDSFIGQQEVVLKSLGNYLTNVFAISGATILGDGQVALIIDCNALIK; this comes from the coding sequence ATGGAAACGACTCAATATCTTGAAATATTCATAGAAGAAAGCAAAGAGCATTTGCAAGCTATTAATGAAAATCTTCTTGAGCTTGAAAAAAACCCGGAAGATATGGAGATCGTCAATGAGGTATTCCGGTCTGCCCATACTTTAAAGGGAATGTCCGCCACAATGGGATTTGAAGATTTAGCAAACCTCACTCATAAAATGGAAAATGTTCTGGATGCCATCCGCAACCATAAAATAAAAGTTACAACAGACGTATTAGATGTTGTCTTTGCTTCGGTGGATGATTTGGAGGCCATGATTCAAGATATTGCTTCTGGTGGAGATGGCAAAAGAAATGTAGAGGAGATAGTGGCACGGCTTAAAGCGATTGAAAGCGGATCGAACGTCGAAAAGAAGGAGAAAAGTGAAGTCCGGGAGCCAAGCCATTCAAGTGAAGGGAATTCTGTGCAATATGACGAATTTGAAACAACCGTTATTCAGCAGTCAAAAGAACAAGGATTTTCCTGTTACGAAGTGATCGTTACATTAAAGGAAGACTGTCTGTTAAAAGCGGCACGGGTTTATATGATTTTTGAAGTTCTTGAAAAATGCGGAGAAATCATTAAATCTGTTCCTGCAGTAGAAGAGTTGGAAGAAGAGCATTTTGATCATCGATTTACGGTAACGATTGTGACGAAAGACGAAGCTTCTGAGATTGAAAAGAAAGTGATGAAAGTTTCAGAAGTAGAAAAAGTGGTCGTTCAGCCTTTTGCAGATTCTCCAAAACAAGCCAGCGACCATTCAAAAGAAACAGATCATTCCGACAAGGAGGAAAAGAAAAAGGCCTCTGCAGAAAAAAACGCGAAAGATCATCAAGCAGATGGAGGCAAACAAAGAAAATCCAAAAATGTTTCCAATAAAACGATTCGTGTCAACATCGAACGTTTGGACAGCTTGATGAATTTATTTGAAGAACTGGTGATTGACCGCGGACGACTTGAGCAAATCTCCCGTGAGTTAAATCACCCTGAATTGACTGAAACAGTGGAACGGATGTCCAGAATTTCCGGAGACTTGCAAAATATTATTTTAAATATGCGGATGATTCCGGTTGAAACGGTATTTAATCGTTTCCCGCGGATGGTTCGTAAACTAGCCCGCGAATTAGATAAACAAATTAATTTAGAAATCATCGGGGCGGAAACGGAGCTGGACCGGACGGTTATAGATGAAATCGGTGATCCGCTTGTCCACTTGCTCAGAAATGCTGTCGATCATGGAATTGAAACGAAAGAAGAAAGAAAAGCGAAGGGGAAACCGATAGAAGGTACAGTAAAGTTAAAAGCCTATACAAGCGGAAACCATGTTTTCATTGAAGTGGAGGATGATGGAGCGGGAATCAACCGTGAGAAAGTATTAAAAAAAGCCATTGATAAAGGAATTGTATCTCAAGAGGAAGCGGAGAAATTAACGGACAGTGAAGTATTTGGCCTCATTATGGAATCCGGTTTTTCGACAGCCGACCGTATTACGGATATTTCCGGAAGAGGTGTGGGACTTGATGTAGTCAAGACGACGATTGAATCGATTGGCGGATCCATCAATATCAACTCAGTTGAAGGCAAAGGTTCCGTCTTTTCTATTCAGCTGCCGCTGACACTCTCTATTATTTCAGTCATGCTGATCGAAGTAGGAAATGAAAAATATGCCATACCGTTATCCTCCATAATCGAAACAGCCATTATCAAAAAAGAAGACATCTTAAGTGCGCATAGTAAAAAAGTCATTGATTTTAGAGGGAAAGTCGTGCCTCTTCTCTTTTTGGAAAAGCTCTTCGAGGTACCGAAAGAAGAGGCGGAAGATGATTACTTGTCAGTTGTCATCGTCCGAAAAGGCGACAAAATGGCGGCATTGGTCGTGGATTCTTTTATTGGGCAGCAAGAAGTGGTATTGAAAAGTCTCGGGAATTATCTAACGAACGTATTTGCCATATCCGGAGCGACTATTTTAGGAGACGGTCAAGTAGCATTAATCATTGATTGTAACGCACTAATCAAATAG
- a CDS encoding FliA/WhiG family RNA polymerase sigma factor yields MIDVQLVEEKKWWDLWLTSRDPDAGDLLVKRYTPLVSYHVQRLSVHMPKNVSRDELKSLGFLGLVDALTKFDPSRDLKFDTYASFRIRGAILDGLRKEDWLPRGTREKAKKIEAKIEELEQQFLRHVTAEEVANELDMSVEELQQIMAEYYTANILSMDDQIKDQEEMDGKGYDIKDDRISTPEEEVVKEELIQELSREIAGLSEKEKLVLSLFYQEELTLTEIGEILNLSTSRISQIHSKALFKLRNKLKKVSGIPFRC; encoded by the coding sequence ATGATAGATGTACAACTTGTAGAGGAGAAAAAATGGTGGGATTTATGGCTTACATCAAGAGATCCGGACGCCGGGGATTTGCTTGTCAAACGATATACTCCGCTTGTCAGTTATCATGTTCAGCGCCTCTCTGTTCACATGCCGAAAAATGTAAGCCGGGATGAACTCAAAAGCCTCGGATTTTTAGGCTTGGTGGATGCGTTGACAAAATTTGATCCGTCCAGAGATTTAAAGTTTGATACATACGCTTCTTTTCGTATTAGAGGAGCAATATTAGATGGGCTCAGAAAAGAGGACTGGCTTCCAAGAGGGACGAGGGAAAAAGCGAAAAAAATCGAAGCCAAAATCGAAGAATTAGAGCAGCAATTTTTAAGACATGTCACGGCGGAAGAAGTCGCAAACGAACTAGACATGAGCGTAGAGGAACTTCAACAAATCATGGCTGAATATTATACGGCCAACATATTATCGATGGACGATCAAATAAAAGATCAAGAGGAAATGGATGGAAAAGGCTACGATATCAAAGATGACCGAATCTCTACTCCTGAAGAAGAGGTTGTCAAAGAGGAGTTAATCCAAGAGTTATCCCGTGAAATAGCGGGATTGTCTGAGAAAGAAAAATTAGTGCTGAGCCTATTTTATCAGGAGGAGTTAACATTGACTGAAATTGGAGAGATTCTGAATCTTTCCACTTCACGAATTTCACAGATCCATTCGAAAGCTCTTTTTAAATTGCGGAACAAGCTAAAAAAAGTCAGCGGCATCCCTTTTCGCTGCTAA
- a CDS encoding chemotaxis protein CheC, with the protein MSYLDRIQNAHLDTFKEIGNIGAGHAATALSTLMNKKINMVVPTVQILHFDDVMEMAGGPDNIVASVFLRIEGDIEGSMFFVLQLEQAALFIQKLTGDQSFSFDHPPYSEMALSALQELGNILSGSYLSALGDFTGLHVFPSVPALAIDMVGAVMSDGLFEISQYSDYAIFIDTTLKEADGKASDSVKGHFFLLPDPNSFWKVLDALGVPLDE; encoded by the coding sequence ATGAGTTACTTAGATCGGATACAAAACGCTCATTTAGACACGTTCAAGGAAATTGGAAATATCGGGGCGGGCCATGCAGCCACTGCTTTGTCCACTTTGATGAATAAAAAAATAAATATGGTGGTTCCCACTGTACAAATTCTTCACTTTGATGACGTGATGGAAATGGCGGGCGGACCGGACAACATTGTAGCAAGCGTTTTTTTGCGGATTGAAGGAGATATTGAAGGAAGCATGTTTTTCGTCCTCCAGCTGGAACAGGCAGCACTTTTTATACAAAAGCTGACTGGCGACCAATCTTTTTCTTTTGACCATCCGCCCTATTCGGAAATGGCTTTATCGGCGCTTCAAGAATTAGGAAATATTTTGTCCGGTTCGTATTTGTCTGCTTTGGGAGATTTTACGGGTCTGCATGTTTTTCCGTCCGTACCCGCCTTGGCCATTGATATGGTGGGAGCCGTAATGAGTGATGGATTGTTTGAAATATCCCAATACAGCGATTATGCCATTTTTATTGACACGACTTTGAAAGAAGCAGATGGAAAAGCCTCTGATTCCGTGAAAGGACATTTTTTTCTCTTGCCTGACCCGAATTCCTTTTGGAAAGTTTTGGATGCATTGGGAGTGCCGCTAGATGAATGA